One genomic segment of Paenibacillus xylanexedens includes these proteins:
- a CDS encoding DUF2500 domain-containing protein, which produces MGIESSWMFDLFGTVFPVVFVLIIGIVLLSMGKEVWRWGRNNSEPLLTVPSRITSRRMKMSQSPSEPGSTARTLYYVTFEVESGDRLEFKVNGEEYGLCAEGDEGRLSFKGTRYVGFERYNRVYSERLRG; this is translated from the coding sequence ATGGGCATTGAATCATCCTGGATGTTTGATTTGTTTGGAACCGTCTTTCCGGTTGTATTTGTTCTGATTATAGGTATAGTCCTTCTGTCGATGGGAAAGGAGGTATGGAGGTGGGGACGCAACAACTCGGAGCCGCTATTGACCGTGCCTTCACGAATCACCAGCAGACGGATGAAGATGAGTCAGTCGCCATCTGAACCGGGTAGTACAGCACGAACGTTATACTACGTCACCTTTGAAGTAGAAAGTGGAGATCGGCTCGAATTCAAAGTCAATGGCGAAGAGTATGGTTTGTGTGCTGAGGGGGATGAAGGACGGCTCTCGTTCAAAGGAACGCGTTATGTAGGCTTCGAGCGATATAATCGCGTATATTCTGAACGCCTACGGGGTTAA
- a CDS encoding collagen-like protein produces the protein MSHSEVKKRMKRKKATVCPCKVKRKDRRLKVVKKFVQVKCPPPEVNISTPTVVGPTGPQGTQGVQGIQGKQGVEGPPGAQGPAGGPPGPQGPQGQPGPAGAVGSQGPVGPAGPMGAQGIPGEAGAVGPQGPQGNPGPAGAIGPQGFPGAVGPTGATGAAGPAGAAGAVGPAGPAGATGAVGAAGAVGPAGPAGATGAVGTAGAVGPTGATGVAGPAGATGATGVTGAAGSVLGFADFFALMPPDNAATVAPGTDVSFPQDGPTSGTTIARTGPSSFNLAAIGTYQILFQVSINEAGQLILTLNGADLAPTVVGRATGTSQIVGMALVQTTVINSILTVRNPAGNATALTITPLAGGTRPVSAHLVITQLA, from the coding sequence GTGAGTCATTCAGAAGTGAAGAAACGTATGAAGAGAAAAAAGGCAACAGTATGTCCATGTAAAGTTAAAAGAAAAGACCGCCGATTGAAAGTGGTTAAAAAGTTCGTTCAAGTAAAATGTCCGCCTCCAGAAGTAAATATATCTACCCCTACTGTTGTTGGTCCAACAGGACCACAAGGTACACAAGGCGTACAGGGTATCCAAGGTAAACAAGGGGTTGAAGGACCACCAGGAGCTCAAGGACCAGCGGGTGGGCCACCTGGACCACAAGGGCCTCAGGGACAGCCTGGTCCTGCTGGAGCGGTAGGTTCTCAAGGTCCGGTAGGACCTGCTGGACCTATGGGAGCGCAGGGGATTCCGGGAGAAGCAGGGGCTGTAGGGCCACAAGGTCCGCAAGGTAATCCCGGACCTGCCGGAGCAATTGGACCTCAAGGTTTTCCAGGAGCTGTTGGGCCGACGGGTGCGACAGGAGCAGCAGGCCCAGCCGGTGCAGCAGGAGCAGTAGGCCCGGCAGGACCAGCCGGTGCAACAGGAGCGGTAGGCGCTGCTGGAGCAGTAGGCCCGGCAGGCCCAGCTGGTGCAACAGGAGCGGTAGGTACTGCTGGAGCAGTAGGCCCGACTGGTGCGACAGGAGTAGCAGGTCCCGCTGGAGCAACGGGAGCTACAGGTGTAACAGGGGCAGCCGGAAGCGTACTTGGTTTCGCTGACTTTTTCGCACTGATGCCACCTGATAATGCTGCAACGGTTGCTCCCGGTACAGATGTAAGCTTTCCTCAGGATGGGCCGACAAGTGGAACAACTATCGCACGCACGGGGCCTAGCTCCTTCAATCTGGCAGCCATTGGTACGTATCAGATTTTGTTCCAGGTGAGCATCAATGAAGCGGGTCAATTAATCTTAACCCTCAATGGGGCAGATTTGGCTCCTACTGTAGTTGGGCGAGCAACGGGAACGTCTCAGATTGTTGGTATGGCTTTGGTGCAGACAACCGTGATTAATTCTATTCTGACCGTGCGGAACCCGGCTGGTAATGCTACAGCATTAACAATCACGCCACTTGCGGGCGGAACAAGACCTGTATCGGCACATCTTGTGATTACACAATTAGCATGA
- a CDS encoding C39 family peptidase produces MFLNVLTWLIILWVISLYFSFPKKDRMYTVNVPSTYYIQSSNRLDTQKNYECAAFSSAFVLRHFGLESNGTKLYETYPRKLLDGTVYPKAVVVFFKKLGYQAMYLRGNVNTLKKQISQGVPVILFIRVHPKQRYLHFVPVVGYDETHFYLAESLDHKINCDEEYYNRKISISELNVLWRSWLPFSQNSYIVVNPVQI; encoded by the coding sequence TTGTTTCTCAATGTATTAACTTGGTTGATTATTCTCTGGGTGATCTCCCTGTATTTCAGTTTTCCTAAGAAAGATCGCATGTACACAGTCAATGTGCCAAGCACATATTACATTCAATCTTCAAATCGTTTGGATACTCAGAAAAACTACGAATGCGCTGCATTTTCCAGTGCGTTTGTCTTGAGACATTTCGGTTTGGAGTCCAACGGAACAAAGCTTTATGAAACCTATCCTCGCAAATTACTGGATGGGACGGTATATCCCAAAGCGGTCGTTGTTTTTTTCAAGAAGCTAGGCTATCAGGCAATGTACTTACGTGGAAATGTGAACACGTTGAAGAAACAGATCAGCCAGGGTGTGCCTGTTATTTTATTTATTAGAGTACATCCCAAACAACGTTATTTGCATTTTGTTCCCGTCGTTGGTTATGATGAAACGCATTTTTACTTGGCTGAATCTTTAGATCACAAGATTAATTGTGATGAAGAATATTACAATCGAAAAATCAGCATAAGTGAACTCAACGTGTTATGGAGGTCGTGGTTACCTTTTTCTCAAAACTCCTATATCGTGGTAAACCCGGTGCAGATTTAA
- a CDS encoding AAA family ATPase: MRRLPLFIVTGASGTGKTTISSLVRKQLPEFDVFDMDIIDNVDWQVAKENWLRIAYNISLSGRGTVLCGTMVPENIASSDYIDRFDRILYMNLHCDDVTRETRLRARGWDENLVEDHKSFANWLLQNSETAFDPPMQTIDTTELTAVEVAEQVKEWVLKNWCVE; encoded by the coding sequence ATGAGAAGATTACCGCTTTTTATAGTGACAGGCGCAAGTGGAACAGGAAAAACAACGATCTCTTCGCTTGTTCGCAAGCAACTTCCCGAATTTGACGTCTTTGATATGGATATCATCGATAACGTGGATTGGCAGGTTGCCAAAGAGAATTGGTTGAGGATTGCGTATAACATATCGCTAAGTGGACGAGGGACTGTTTTATGCGGAACGATGGTTCCGGAAAACATTGCATCGTCGGATTACATAGATCGATTTGATCGGATTCTATATATGAATTTGCATTGTGACGATGTTACTCGCGAGACACGTTTAAGAGCCCGTGGGTGGGACGAGAACCTAGTTGAAGATCACAAAAGTTTTGCCAACTGGTTACTCCAGAATTCGGAAACTGCGTTTGACCCGCCAATGCAAACAATTGATACGACAGAACTTACAGCAGTGGAAGTAGCTGAACAAGTTAAAGAATGGGTTTTAAAGAACTGGTGTGTTGAATGA
- a CDS encoding GNAT family N-acetyltransferase, whose translation MFKYQMDTATYISLLAMKDAPQLYNLIDRNRDHIGAWLKFPSMTLTEEDSRNFIKGTRIRYAQDDGYWLGIWCGDELAGSIGYLYIDQENKKTEIGYWLGQEYEGRGLITKSIKNLIDYAFDELELNKVEIGVATDNLKSRAIPEKLGFQREGELRDYEYINGTYLNRIIYGLKADQWRT comes from the coding sequence ATGTTTAAATATCAAATGGATACTGCTACCTATATATCACTATTGGCAATGAAAGATGCACCCCAATTATATAATCTGATCGATCGAAACAGGGATCATATAGGAGCGTGGTTGAAGTTCCCCAGTATGACATTAACAGAAGAGGATTCAAGAAATTTCATCAAGGGAACACGTATACGCTATGCTCAAGATGATGGTTATTGGTTAGGAATCTGGTGTGGAGACGAGCTTGCTGGTTCTATTGGATACTTGTACATTGATCAAGAAAACAAGAAGACTGAAATAGGATATTGGCTTGGTCAGGAATATGAGGGTAGGGGACTTATTACAAAATCGATTAAAAATTTAATTGATTACGCATTTGATGAACTTGAATTAAATAAAGTTGAAATTGGCGTAGCAACAGACAATCTCAAAAGCCGCGCAATTCCTGAAAAATTAGGCTTTCAACGTGAAGGTGAATTAAGAGATTACGAATATATTAACGGTACATATTTAAACAGGATTATTTATGGGTTGAAAGCAGATCAATGGAGAACGTAA
- a CDS encoding class I SAM-dependent methyltransferase has product MNKYSVYETNSFYWDTKGNDFLSAIVLPHYGAFISEEKHQLFGDVSGLKMLEVGCGNGQSLQYHGDRKAGELWGMDISQKQIEKTQQHLRTYGIPATLICSPMEEECGIPTNYFDAVYSIYAIGWTTDLEGTFSRIASYLKKDGIFIFSWSHPIHRCVVEENDRFVFNKPYSDESWYAVSPDFCQGQLTLADRQLSTYVNALAKAGFVIEQMIEESDEDIMQLHNNSDSLLKRAKMVPVSFVIKARKR; this is encoded by the coding sequence ATGAATAAGTACAGTGTTTATGAAACAAACAGCTTTTATTGGGATACAAAAGGGAATGACTTTTTGAGTGCAATCGTGCTTCCACATTATGGAGCATTTATCTCAGAAGAAAAACACCAACTTTTTGGTGATGTCTCAGGATTAAAGATGTTAGAGGTGGGCTGTGGAAATGGTCAATCCTTGCAGTATCATGGGGATCGCAAAGCAGGTGAGCTATGGGGTATGGATATATCCCAGAAACAGATAGAAAAGACACAACAACACTTGAGAACATACGGAATTCCTGCAACATTGATATGTTCACCCATGGAAGAGGAATGTGGGATTCCTACTAATTATTTTGACGCTGTGTATTCGATTTATGCCATAGGTTGGACAACCGATCTTGAAGGTACTTTCAGCCGAATCGCTTCTTATTTAAAGAAAGATGGTATTTTTATTTTCAGTTGGTCTCATCCAATTCATAGATGTGTCGTTGAAGAAAATGATAGATTTGTCTTCAATAAGCCATATTCTGATGAATCGTGGTATGCGGTATCTCCTGACTTTTGTCAGGGTCAATTAACCTTGGCTGATCGTCAACTGTCAACCTATGTCAATGCGTTAGCGAAAGCAGGATTTGTCATTGAACAAATGATAGAAGAATCCGATGAGGATATCATGCAATTACATAATAATAGCGATAGTCTCCTTAAAAGAGCGAAGATGGTACCTGTATCCTTTGTGATTAAAGCGAGAAAACGGTGA
- a CDS encoding NUDIX hydrolase: MSPPKHILSAAAIVINDKNELLLIRGPRRGWEMPGGQVEEGESLSQAAIRETKEESGIDIEIIKFCGIFQNIENSICNTLFLAKPIGGELTTTSESLESGFFPIEEAILKVEWKNFRERIEYCLKPEMQPFCIEFSDKNNI, encoded by the coding sequence ATGAGCCCTCCAAAACATATCTTATCTGCCGCTGCAATCGTGATAAACGACAAAAATGAATTATTGCTTATTAGAGGACCACGAAGAGGATGGGAAATGCCAGGTGGTCAAGTAGAAGAAGGAGAATCCCTAAGTCAAGCTGCGATCAGAGAAACGAAAGAGGAGTCCGGAATCGACATTGAAATCATCAAATTCTGTGGAATATTTCAGAATATCGAAAATTCAATATGTAACACATTATTTCTAGCCAAACCAATAGGAGGAGAATTAACGACAACATCGGAGAGCTTAGAGTCTGGTTTCTTTCCAATCGAAGAAGCCATTTTAAAAGTCGAATGGAAAAACTTCAGAGAAAGAATAGAGTATTGCTTAAAACCTGAGATGCAACCTTTTTGCATTGAATTCAGTGATAAGAATAATATTTAA
- a CDS encoding phosphotransferase family protein, which yields MNIQDLPIEIKEHIGEVQKITFPKQGHTSTVAILDTFDQKYIIKKTENDLYNEWLSDEYKVLQYLYHTGLPVPKAYSFHIEDTSRWLLMDYIDGISLREFLSKMPDLQCKEKAIFNFGLCLKKIHECSCPVELLNNNSPWLDTMLNKAEYNLTHFAVDGSAELLQQLKEGRPKPIENTFIHGDFTIDNVLVNDCNIVGVIDWAGAAYGDPRYDVALAIRPKHNAFDNERDREIFYNGYGKLRITDEEYNYFEDGIYNFF from the coding sequence ATGAATATTCAAGATCTCCCAATTGAAATAAAAGAACATATAGGGGAAGTTCAGAAAATCACTTTTCCTAAGCAAGGTCATACTTCTACTGTGGCTATACTGGATACGTTTGATCAAAAGTACATCATCAAGAAGACAGAAAACGATCTTTATAATGAATGGTTATCCGATGAATATAAGGTGCTCCAATACCTTTACCATACGGGACTCCCTGTTCCAAAGGCATATTCATTTCATATTGAGGACACATCGAGATGGCTTCTGATGGATTATATTGATGGAATAAGTTTAAGAGAATTTCTCTCTAAAATGCCTGACCTCCAATGTAAAGAAAAAGCGATTTTTAACTTTGGGCTTTGTTTAAAGAAAATACATGAATGCTCTTGTCCTGTTGAATTATTGAACAACAACAGTCCTTGGTTAGATACAATGCTTAATAAAGCAGAATATAATCTAACTCACTTTGCTGTAGACGGCTCAGCAGAACTACTTCAACAGTTGAAAGAAGGAAGACCAAAACCAATAGAGAACACTTTCATTCATGGAGATTTTACTATAGATAATGTGCTAGTTAATGATTGCAATATTGTTGGAGTTATTGACTGGGCAGGAGCAGCTTATGGCGATCCAAGATATGATGTAGCGTTAGCCATTAGACCGAAGCATAATGCTTTTGATAATGAAAGAGATAGAGAAATCTTTTATAACGGGTATGGAAAGTTAAGAATAACGGATGAAGAATATAATTATTTTGAAGACGGGATATATAACTTCTTTTAG
- a CDS encoding WD40/YVTN/BNR-like repeat-containing protein, which yields MRSQWIKITQTALLSIGIAAVLAACTDSDQPPVAEPPQQQEDAGNTGQTLTVVPPVNSTESADMAKYQIQTRLTDFQLLNDNGGLAWGVTRNALRLYYTQDQGKTWTNISPSENVQFPANPKYGQSIYFVDRAHGWIVREGMGGTDTMVLRTNNGGVTWSLSSLSKTDKVTAISFVSPEKGWILTTVDTAIGKQDKKLYFTEDGGITWNRMSSSDEDGKQEAEEISKRGYTTGMTFSDPKHGFLTALEFGTPKLYVTSDGGENWDTGPSFFDRNKFNGCGNFSVSSPQFFGREAQSAWMSMSCSKGESTTFNGFFTTDGGKSWKLSNFTLYKQTGPNRNLSPVFLNALEGWAMQKGITYHTKDAGKTWSALPASSVLEKILEDYPEIVKMQMVTSKLGWILVENTDAKRSLLLQTVDGGVHWKVL from the coding sequence TTGCGTTCGCAATGGATTAAAATCACGCAGACAGCATTGCTGTCTATAGGTATAGCAGCTGTATTGGCTGCATGCACCGACTCAGATCAACCTCCGGTAGCAGAACCTCCGCAGCAGCAGGAGGACGCCGGGAATACAGGGCAGACATTAACTGTCGTTCCCCCTGTGAACAGTACAGAATCTGCAGATATGGCCAAGTACCAAATACAGACCCGTTTGACCGATTTTCAGTTGCTCAATGACAACGGAGGATTGGCGTGGGGTGTGACGCGGAATGCGCTGCGCCTGTACTACACTCAGGATCAGGGAAAGACCTGGACCAATATTTCACCTTCGGAAAATGTACAGTTTCCGGCTAACCCTAAATATGGACAAAGCATTTATTTTGTAGATCGTGCACATGGTTGGATTGTTCGTGAAGGCATGGGTGGAACAGATACCATGGTGCTTCGCACCAACAACGGGGGCGTAACTTGGAGCCTGTCTTCTCTGTCTAAGACGGATAAAGTGACTGCGATCTCATTTGTATCTCCTGAGAAAGGCTGGATTCTCACCACGGTCGATACCGCTATTGGTAAACAGGACAAGAAACTTTACTTTACCGAGGACGGTGGAATTACCTGGAATCGGATGTCATCCAGTGATGAAGATGGCAAACAGGAAGCAGAAGAGATTTCCAAACGTGGATACACCACGGGGATGACTTTCTCGGATCCAAAGCATGGTTTCTTAACAGCGCTTGAGTTCGGTACACCGAAGTTGTATGTAACATCAGACGGCGGAGAGAACTGGGATACTGGGCCATCCTTTTTTGATCGAAACAAATTCAACGGGTGTGGTAATTTCAGTGTTAGTTCACCACAATTTTTTGGACGTGAAGCACAGTCAGCCTGGATGTCAATGTCCTGTTCTAAAGGCGAGAGCACGACATTCAATGGATTCTTCACAACAGATGGCGGAAAGAGCTGGAAGCTGTCCAATTTCACTTTATACAAACAAACGGGTCCGAATCGTAACCTTTCACCGGTATTTCTGAACGCATTGGAAGGTTGGGCGATGCAAAAGGGCATAACCTACCACACTAAGGATGCGGGCAAAACATGGAGCGCTCTTCCTGCAAGCAGTGTACTGGAGAAAATTTTGGAAGACTATCCGGAGATTGTGAAGATGCAGATGGTTACCTCCAAGCTTGGCTGGATACTGGTTGAAAACACAGATGCCAAAAGATCGTTGTTATTGCAAACGGTGGACGGCGGTGTACATTGGAAAGTACTATAA
- a CDS encoding L-lactate dehydrogenase: MTNSAALKPSRVVIVGMGAVGTTTGYTLMLRQRSSELVFVDVNHDKATGEMLDMNHGLPFTGGVKVWAGDYSDCKDADIIIITAGASQKPGETRIDLLKKNASIFKDIIERITEVNSHGILLIATNPVDILSYTSWKQSGWPASRVIGSGTLLDSARFRYLIGKNKGIDPRSIHAHIIGEHGDSEVPVWSLANVAGTDLELDEETQQDIFDRTKNAAYEIINAKGATSYAIALALDRIVAAILGNEGSVLNVSTYLEDYNGVSDVYLGVPCVVDRNGVREILPLPLNETEKVAFQASANKLKEQIAGLE; encoded by the coding sequence ATGACAAATAGTGCAGCTCTGAAACCAAGTCGTGTCGTGATTGTAGGCATGGGTGCGGTGGGAACAACAACGGGATACACGCTAATGTTGAGACAGCGTTCGTCCGAGTTGGTATTTGTGGATGTGAATCATGATAAAGCAACCGGCGAAATGCTGGATATGAACCACGGTCTTCCATTTACGGGAGGCGTGAAAGTATGGGCTGGCGATTATTCCGACTGCAAAGATGCAGATATCATTATTATTACAGCGGGTGCTTCCCAGAAGCCGGGCGAAACTCGGATTGATCTGCTGAAGAAAAATGCAAGCATTTTCAAAGATATTATTGAGCGCATTACTGAAGTGAATTCTCATGGTATTTTACTGATTGCAACCAATCCTGTAGATATTTTGTCCTATACTTCATGGAAACAAAGCGGATGGCCTGCTTCCCGTGTCATCGGTTCAGGTACATTGCTCGATAGCGCACGTTTCCGTTACCTGATTGGTAAGAATAAAGGGATCGACCCGCGTAGTATTCACGCACACATTATTGGTGAGCATGGAGATTCCGAAGTACCGGTATGGAGCCTGGCTAACGTTGCAGGAACAGATCTGGAATTGGATGAAGAAACACAACAGGATATCTTCGACCGCACCAAAAATGCAGCGTATGAGATTATTAATGCCAAAGGCGCGACTTCCTATGCAATCGCCCTTGCTCTGGACCGCATTGTAGCTGCAATTCTCGGCAACGAAGGCTCCGTTCTGAACGTATCCACGTACCTTGAAGACTACAATGGTGTATCGGATGTTTATCTGGGTGTTCCATGTGTTGTCGATCGCAACGGTGTGCGCGAAATTCTGCCTCTTCCGCTGAATGAAACCGAAAAAGTGGCTTTCCAGGCTTCTGCTAACAAATTAAAAGAACAGATCGCTGGATTGGAATAA
- a CDS encoding tyrosine-type recombinase/integrase yields the protein MMTEEIQEQYADELEAFHIWMKDAGYTGHTVKSYTGDVVEFLISIQGKSLEQVKKLHVLSFLSRARERGVSDATRNRKHAAVNCFYKSLIELELLTNNPAFGIKKSKTEKNRAPVFLDESGLTRFLESVEGKYRTRNLAVFLLMGYMGLRVGEVHALDCKDYNAERRTLDVFGKGRKWRSLPVPETVAKVLSQAMAERLDPWRPKEEALFVSQKGKRLSIRSIQLISTETFERFQQESPANQRQNYSSHKLRHSFATMMLRRGADLRTVQELLGHASIQTTTVYTHVTSREKEEAMALLDVKLPTY from the coding sequence ATGATGACCGAGGAGATTCAGGAGCAATATGCGGACGAGCTTGAAGCTTTTCACATATGGATGAAGGACGCCGGATATACAGGCCATACGGTAAAATCATACACGGGTGACGTGGTGGAATTCCTGATCTCCATTCAAGGAAAGTCACTGGAGCAGGTCAAAAAGCTGCATGTGTTGTCTTTTCTGTCCCGCGCGCGAGAGCGTGGGGTTAGTGATGCCACAAGAAATCGCAAACATGCGGCGGTGAACTGTTTTTACAAGTCCCTCATTGAACTCGAATTGTTAACGAATAATCCGGCGTTTGGGATCAAGAAATCCAAAACCGAAAAAAACCGTGCGCCCGTTTTCCTTGATGAAAGTGGGCTGACACGTTTTTTGGAGTCGGTAGAAGGCAAGTATCGTACACGTAATCTGGCTGTTTTTCTATTGATGGGATATATGGGATTACGGGTTGGAGAAGTGCATGCGTTGGATTGCAAAGACTATAATGCGGAGCGGCGTACATTGGATGTATTTGGTAAAGGTCGTAAATGGCGCTCGCTCCCTGTACCGGAGACTGTGGCAAAAGTATTATCTCAAGCGATGGCTGAGCGTCTCGATCCTTGGCGGCCAAAAGAGGAAGCGTTATTTGTCTCGCAGAAAGGGAAGAGACTGTCGATTCGCAGCATCCAGCTCATATCCACCGAAACCTTTGAACGCTTCCAGCAGGAATCACCAGCCAATCAACGTCAAAACTACTCCAGTCATAAGCTGCGTCACTCTTTCGCGACCATGATGTTACGGCGTGGTGCCGACTTGCGTACGGTACAGGAACTGCTTGGTCATGCATCGATTCAAACGACAACCGTGTACACACACGTAACCAGTAGGGAGAAAGAAGAGGCTATGGCTCTGCTGGACGTTAAACTTCCGACATATTAG
- a CDS encoding amino acid permease — protein sequence MRENKQRSSLFRKKSIASAGDNSSALNRALGPLDLTTLGVGAIIGTGIFVLTGVAAATYAGPGLVLSFLLAGIICAFAALCYSEFASSIPASGSAYTYSYTAFGEVIAWVLGWDLILEYGFASAAVASGWSGYFQTLLSGFGLELPHALTSAFSPEKGTYFDITAAVITLIITFLLTRGVKEAARANGIMVAIKIIVVLIFIGVGVFYVEPTNWQPFLPFGISGVTAGAATVFFAYIGFDAVSTAAEEVKQPQRDLPIGIIASLAICTVLYIVVSLILTGIVPYNMLNVSDPVAFAFEFVQLKGLSWIVSLGAIAGITTVLLVMMYGQTRLLYSMSRDGLLSPVFSKVSGKSQTPAVGTWVAGIIVALFSGFISLGHLAELTNIGTLFAFAVVNLGIIVLRKNNPDLKRGFRVPLVPLIPILSALGCVYLMTRLAALTWITFFAWLIIGLIIYFAYGRHYSHLNPARRISSAFRAKDK from the coding sequence ATGCGTGAGAACAAACAACGATCTTCATTATTTCGTAAAAAATCAATTGCCTCAGCGGGCGATAACAGCAGTGCATTGAATCGGGCGCTCGGTCCGTTGGACTTAACCACACTTGGCGTAGGAGCTATTATTGGTACCGGGATTTTTGTGCTGACTGGTGTAGCTGCCGCAACGTATGCTGGCCCTGGCCTTGTACTGTCATTTTTGCTGGCAGGTATCATATGTGCATTCGCGGCATTATGTTACTCGGAATTTGCCTCAAGCATACCGGCCTCGGGCAGTGCGTACACGTATAGCTATACGGCTTTTGGTGAAGTGATTGCCTGGGTTCTGGGATGGGATCTGATATTGGAATATGGATTCGCGAGTGCGGCGGTAGCTAGCGGATGGTCTGGATACTTTCAAACGTTATTGTCCGGATTCGGACTGGAGTTACCCCATGCGCTTACGAGTGCGTTCAGCCCGGAAAAGGGAACCTATTTTGATATCACGGCTGCGGTCATTACGTTAATTATCACTTTCCTGCTTACCCGAGGGGTGAAGGAAGCTGCTCGTGCGAACGGCATCATGGTAGCGATTAAAATTATCGTGGTGCTGATCTTCATTGGTGTAGGTGTTTTCTATGTAGAGCCAACCAACTGGCAGCCATTTTTGCCTTTTGGTATCTCGGGTGTAACAGCTGGAGCAGCTACGGTATTTTTTGCTTACATCGGATTTGATGCGGTCTCCACAGCGGCAGAAGAAGTTAAGCAGCCACAACGGGATTTGCCGATTGGAATTATTGCGTCACTGGCAATCTGTACCGTTCTCTACATCGTTGTATCGTTGATCCTCACAGGGATTGTGCCTTATAACATGTTGAATGTAAGTGATCCGGTTGCGTTTGCATTTGAATTTGTTCAATTGAAGGGATTATCCTGGATTGTATCTCTTGGAGCGATTGCCGGCATTACGACCGTATTGCTGGTCATGATGTATGGTCAGACACGTTTGCTCTATTCCATGTCTCGTGACGGACTGCTGTCACCTGTCTTCTCCAAAGTTAGTGGCAAGAGTCAGACACCAGCGGTAGGGACATGGGTTGCGGGCATTATCGTGGCTTTGTTCTCCGGGTTCATCTCGTTGGGACATCTGGCGGAGCTAACGAACATCGGAACGTTGTTTGCTTTTGCAGTTGTAAATCTGGGCATTATTGTGTTGCGTAAAAATAACCCTGATCTCAAACGCGGATTCCGCGTTCCACTTGTGCCACTGATTCCGATTCTGAGTGCATTGGGTTGTGTATACTTGATGACACGCCTTGCGGCTCTGACATGGATTACGTTTTTTGCTTGGTTGATCATTGGATTAATTATCTACTTTGCGTATGGACGTCATTACAGTCATCTGAATCCGGCACGCCGGATCTCGAGTGCTTTCAGAGCGAAGGATAAATAG